acagcatggttagtgtggattggtaaatgtgtgagagtgatgggagttatgatgtactttagagcataattatataatgaaaaagacattggaaatggtacagcataacacccatcactctcacacatttaccaatccacacttgccaatccacacttaccattccagatgccacacataccaatccacacataccaatccacagattccacacataccaatccacagattccacacataccaatccacatttaccaatccacacttaccaatccacatttaccaatccacacattccacacataccaatccacacttaccaatccacacttaccaatccacacataccaatccacagattccacacataccaatccacagattccacacataccaatccacatttaccaatccacacataccaatccacagattccacacataccaatccacatttaccaatccacacataccaatccacagattccacacataccaatccacagatttcacacttaccaatccacacataccaatccacagattccacacataccaatccacagatttcacatttaccaatccacacataccaatccacacataccaatccagattccacacataccaatccacacataccaatccacagattccacacataccaatccactctcactgtcactctaactgaatgatttcctacctttcctcttttcttcttacagcagtcagctccttttctttctcttcgctcctcttcttctgtcttcttcctggttcagagggcacggacggcggtgggagcggcttcagtgttgtgcgccgggatctgacaacaaaccccggcgcacagcagcagttggcGCTCAGATCGccagggagcggtatcggaggtctttaacagacctccggctcccttgagtgattatAAGCCggtggaaccggcttaaaatcactcaagggagccggaggtctgttaaagacctccgataccgcccccttgcgagcctgctcctccagcggcggacattgctgtccgtctctggaggggtgccgggtgctggcaagttggcacccccctgatgagcagcacccagtgcggaccgcccccccccgccccccgctaggtacgctactggtaggggctaatattaatatagactggtagcagggtcaaatattaatatatatcggcagcagggtataatttttatgtatatcggcagcagggtataatataagtatatatccgcagcaggggctaatatcaatatatatccgcagcaggggttaatattaatatatatcagaagcagggtgtaatatttctatatatcggcagcagggtctaatatttctatatattgtcagcaggggctaatattaaagaatgagaaataactgcctaacgtgtgtgtgtatatgtgtgtatatatatatatatatatatatatatatatatatatatatatatatatatatagtgtatatgtaccgttttataattggcccccctactttggtccctggccccccatgtgccccccctaaatatgaaagctggataCGCCACTGctctcctcctccccctcccatttcGTTTGAACTtgtttatataatgaaaattgGCTGTTTTATACGAATCTCCGAAAATGAGGGTGATCCCCCgactaaactaaaaaaaaaaaatttcgtAAAATTAATTCATTAGTTTGCCTGCTATAGATGAGTTATCTTTCTCTCTCACATGTTTTTTGGGGAAGGTTGCCAGTAATTACTAGATGTTGCATTATCTGAGGTCATTCAGGCTTAACTAAGCTATGATCATTTCTGCCAACAAtcgcagaaaatgtgtttaaggTACAACGTGGGTACTTGTGTTAAGCGTTCAGAGCCCAATACATGGTACTGCTTGCTTATGAAGTATTAGCAAATGAAAACTCAACAGGAAACAATCAAGGACAGGTTGCAAAATGTTacatacagcaaaagaaaaaaaaaggctatagtTAACCATTGAAATGCCAGATATAGCTATACTGTAAAATTAAAcctgataatatatttaaaaatctcaACCAAAATACCAATTTATACTAGAGAGTTGCAaagatgaagaaaagaaaaataaagatctcCGAGGTTCTGTGGCCCTTATGTTACTTTTACTGGGAGGTTATTCCATATTTCCAAGACCTCTACAGTAAAGTAAATATTCCATACATTAAGTAAGActgtattacattaaataaaagtagaaaTCTTAGGGGTCCTGTGGACCTCAAggttcttctgctgggaggctattctaCATCACCACCACTCTCTTATCAAGTAAGTCTTCCTTACAAAaccttattacattaaataaaagtaaaaatctcaAGAGGAGcataataaatatgcaaatgataattaaccatttcagtgtctGTAAGAAAAGCTGTGCAATaatcagaggcgtatctactgaaaaaagcgcctatggcaagcactgaaattgcgcccctgtccaaatatctaaaacccatttattagcccctgttgcccatatatatatatatatatatatatatatatatatatatatatatatatatatatatatatatatatatataaatattagtccctctttctcctccgtatcaaaaaaaaaaaagtttgaaagtCGCTCACTGGtgccccctttcaaatggcgcctatggtacgagccataggtgccataccctagatacgcctctggcaATAATTCACCTGGCTTGCTCTACAGGCAAGCAAGAATTTTAATTTAGAGCAGCTTCTATCACAGGCACTGCCCTACACACCCCTCCCCTTTTCTATGAAGCAGAAGACTGTCTCACCTACTGACTACCCCTGCTCCCCACTCCCTGTCTGCATGGTCTCTGCATCTGCCAAGAAATCAGTGAATATAAGAAAACAGCTGAGCAGTTGGGAGGGCAGATGCAAGGCAAGGGGCAGATGCAAGGCAAGGGGCAGACAGGACTGGGGGGCAGAGAGTGAGACTTTTATGGCCCCGTAAATTtaatttccacatttttttaaaaaaaatactctgaaTTTTGAAAGGCAGGAAATGaaatttatttccaaaaaagaccaaaaccaaaaatttgTCCGAAATTATTTTTGACCTGTTGTTCTGCATTTGTTCAGATTCTGGAGAGGTTATGTTCTCACTATGTACGTATGTTCTGTGGCAGTAGTttgttggagaaaaaaaatcttaaagagACAATAACTaattattaaaagaaacaatatgTTTGCCTTGttctaaagaaaatatgttgggccttaaataatacaaatcctTTAACATATCATGTACTGCAAGACTGCATTTGCCATATAGTGGCTGAtactgttaaatatatttaatattatttgaatatagatttacatttacatacattttcatttttgttaggTCAGCTATGagaatgtatacagtatatactgcaTGAGAGATTTGCATAAGCAAAAGAGACTTTGTAgttgtgttattaataatactTCTCACTAAACAGGCATTACTATTGTGCAGAAGTCGGCAAAGAATCATCATCATGGATCTAGCGTTTACATATTTCTTGATGTTATTACTTTGGATTCCTTGTGAGTATTGTGTAAtacatgcaattaatgtttaaatGATGTTATGATTATAAGTAAGTTATAtgatctttatttctttttctatccAGATGTTATGTCCCAGACACCAGTTCTAACACCTGCTTTTCAGTCTGTGAATAAGGAGCAAGTCGCAAGAATTACCTGTAATGTTGGCATAAAAGAAGGCTATGCCATATATTTCTTGAGGCAATTGCCTGGTGGAATTCCGCAAATGATTCTGTATCATCATCACTCGTACCCATCTCCAAAATATGGACCTGGTATTTCATCCACCCATTATACTTCAACAGTAAACAGTGCTGGAACTGAATATgaattcattattaataatgtgcAGTCCACAGATACATGTCTGTATTATTGCTCAAAATGGTACACAAGCATTAATGGATATCACAGTAATTTGGAGTACAACAAAAACCTTTAAGCTGagacattggaaaaaaaactaaatcagaACATGCACGATTTTAAAATTGCTTGTGAAGCAAGTTTAAAGGTGAGCgtccataaaaaatattagtatCATAGCAAATGTTTTCATAATCTTAAAACTATTTTAGTTTTACATAATGTTTCCTTAATTGCCCAGAGGGACACTCTGAAGTCTATGTAGTAAATAACTTAATTAGGACTTGATCAGCAATGCACTTAAAGAATAAGCTCAGTGTAGGTAAAGTCACCTATTATGAGATATTACTGCCTACAATGGCAAGCCACAGgtctacaaaataaaataaaaaaactttcttcACTTTTATTTATGCATTGCTTTCTACAGCATCATatttaatagacttgtgcacggTAAGCAAAATCGTTTCGGAttcaattttttctttatttttgctgtttGGCTCTGGCGAAATTCGGAGGCCTTTTTTGATTAGGAACGACATTCAATGGAATTATCAAAGGAGGAGATCACTGACACCTTCTGCACTTACCTTTTTAtcatagaaatgtaaaaaaaaaaagttaatccaAATAACGGACGTTCaagcagtagtagtagggccagggccggccttggGGGTGTGCGAGCTGTGCGGAAAGTGTgagataataaattaattaatgtgtggaggAATTGCGTGAATGAGTGAGCGTATAAATTCATGTGttaataaattgtgtgaatgagagagaattaataaattaatgtgtggatggattGTGTGActgaattagagaattaatgaatgaatgtgtggatgaatggtgagaatgcattaatgaaaatgtgtaaatcatttgtgtgaatgagtgagagaatgaataattgtgtgaaggaattgtgtaaatgacagattataggagtgactgtataagtgtgtatgatagatgaaTAGAAGTggtttggggaaaggcaaagatggcacgggcagggtgtttatgggacaaagatggcacaggcaggctgtttatgggacaaatatggcacaagcagggtgtttgagctttggggaccagatggcacaggcagggtgtttatgggacaaagatggcacaggcagggtgtttatgggacaaagatggcacaggcatggtgttcatgggacaaagatggctcactctgggctgtttggggacaaagatagctcacactgggctgtttggggacaaagatggctcaggctgggctgtaatttgtgtgtgtaatctgggttcTGGTCAAGatctatgtggacaccagggatggctttggggtgtgcaacctgtgatcaatGCCTGTAAATACCAGGCAGTGTCCGTGACAAGGCTTGTTGGGGcatttagtttagtttttttttaatctatacctttaatgctgagtttaaatgtgaattccaattgatctatacccgcaaaGCCGGATTTgtatgttattctgttgatctatatctgctatgctatgtttccaaacattatttatgtttacctgcaaatacagggtttgtagaTCTTATTTAGTTGACCTATAgatgcagtgctgtttccatctgtttatttgatctatactttaagtgctgagtttgcatatgatccccagttgatctatacctgcaaagctgggtttgtgtgttaatgtgttggactatacctgcaatgctatacacgcaagtgttgtttacatgtggtgtttatttgatctatacctgaaatacagggaggaaggaaaagagaggtgtggcttagtgaaagacaggacaaagggactctgtgGATGATTATGGGGGTCAGGAGGAGGGAATACTGCACTAACTCtaacagtcttcccctaatctgcagtcagtgtgtcAGGTGGGGGAGTGAGGAGCGTGGCGCAGGCACCACTACACAAAGTCCAGAAACGCAGTACAAAAAGGGGCAAATCCAAGAGAATAGTCGGGTCACGGTccaaaggtcaaggcaggcagcagacagcaTAAATAGGAGACGAAAGCCAAAAGTTCAGGATACCAGGGACTCAAGTATTATAGAGGTTATTAGCAACACTAAGCTTAACAAAGAAGCACTGGTGTAGAGGTTTGTGGGGATTATATAGGGGCAGGTAATGAGAATAACGCCCCCTAGCACCCGATCCCCTCCCACACTAAGGTTACATCAACGGGGCTAAGCCCCGCCCCCTCCTCTTCGGGAACGCGGCGCGTGCGAGGCACTCCGTGCACGCTGACAGCGAGGTCGGGAGCAGTGCAGTGCCGTGCCGAGGTCTACTCGCGACGAGGGACCCGAGACTCTACGTGGCGCACGGTCCTGGGACCGTGCAGCCACGTCGCAAGGAGGCCTGCCGACGGGGACCGCGGTCCGAGGCGACGGACCCCGCAGTGAGGTAGGTGGTCCCCGCCGGGTCTGAcacagtgtggcaaatattttttttatgtgggagCAGAGAGAGTgtttgcatgctagggagcgtggagggggtgcaaaggaaataattgcctagggtccaattttttcaatatttttgttacaaagattgcgCTGTTAGCTgtcttttttactattttaatgtatttaaggtacattattgttaccagtgtttccagttatatattattgtgtttgtttgcacttgcacataaataatctctaattaaaactagattttttccctttcttttttgtggaGGGGGGCTCCAGAGAAGGaatccgcacagggcgcctgaacacctaaggccggccctaaGTAGGGCACTTAGCCTAGACcagcagacactggcagatgatagacacatgcagccccgtggaccaggactgaatttccctaatattatagaaatttaGAAATAAGGTAGAGCACAGGGCCTGGCCAGGCATTGGCAGATCGTAGGCACATGTGTCAGTGGCAAGATTTGTCAAGGTCCGTAGAACATCATTTAATTCTCCACCACAGActccagtaaatgtccaccatgagcaatgcaCAACCGCTGGTGCTACTCCATCACCCTACTTAAGCTGAGGGATCAGTTCAGTCTAGTTTTTTAAGAAATCCAGTCCCATAGCATGTTGCTGTATGTGTCTATACAATGGTgtagtgctgctgttgctggtgaTCTGAAATCTAATCTGAATCGTATTCTATACCTTGAGATGCTACTGCTGTgagtgaaaggtgagtccagaagatGTCAGGGAGCTACCGTTTTCAAAATACACATGACTGaattttcacaaaaaatataaaaattttaaagaattgatcacccagagtaaggaaggtgatagaGCAGCAATACTAGAAccttacttaaaatattttgtgcttGATAACCTAATTTGGGTTGATTGACTTAAAAAAGAAAGCTGCTCCACCAGGTGCGGGCAGAGGTGTGTTCTCTGAGGATTGAGGATTTTGTTTGTTACAGCTAAAACCTTCTCCTTTTGCACACCAGTGGGTGAAGCACTAAAGAAAGACCTGGCCAGGTAACAGCTTTCTGGTTCCAATAACTTTGGGACCAATGACTGAAGAGTCAGTAGTAGGAGAAGGAGGTTCTTCGAGGTAACATTTTGCCCTTTTTAGAGACTCTGAAACTCTGCTCTAACTTTGTGAAGTTTGGGTGGTACTCACCAAAGAATCAAGGGTCCCTGCCTAAATGGTTGCTGTTCTTGTGGATCTAGTGCTGCTGCTCTGCGTGGGTGCGAGGGATTGTGAATTTGACAGGTGGGTAGCACTACTGCTGGGAGATTCCATTTTCAACTCCTGTGTCTCTCTTTCGCTCAGCACGCCTCCTTTGTGCTGCATCTCATGCTCCCTATGGACAAATGTCTCTCCaagtttaaaaacatttttaaagtccAATTTGCCCTCAACACTATGGCCAGCACCCCAGACACTAAGGGGTGTCTATGGTTGTTTGCATGTGACCTCTCAGCGCTGTAGTGGCGCTCCATATTTTGGAGGTTAAATAGATGGTCTTGACAGCTGCCTTGGACAGCTCATCCTTCAACAATAAGATGTTCTGGCTGTTGGTGGTGACTGTTGTTGGTGCCAATGTTGACTGTGGTGTGTAAGTAAGTGTTGATTTATACAAGAATTGGTTATATGCCCAAGCACCTTACCCCGGCTCACAACACAACTTGCACTTTGCAGTGCGCCCATTTTCTACACTCTAAAATGATCACACCAGGCGAGGTAGTAGTCGTACAAgagttttttggttttctttccaTGACAGCATTagtgatacaaaataaaatactgttttgtattatttcccCTATGTTTTACCCTTCCAGTGCCCGgagttttctttgtgtttttattttttgtgaagtTTTGTGTGGGATTTTCTTCTGTTTGGCAGCATTTTTCTGGTTTATGGTTAATTCAGTACATGGTTAATTCAGTGcttgactgcttaggcctataGCCCAAACAGAAAAACCACACCAATACCCAGAATAAGAGACAAGACACAATTGATGTGGGTAGGAcataggccacagctttatttacaGCCCCCCTTTTTTGACCAGCGGAACATGAACCAAATTAAAACACATAATTAAAACTACCTGCCAGCTACCGAACATTTTGGGCCCAATATTTTGGGGTCTCTCTTTTTGTACCATGTACCATGTGCACCAAGGACACTGTGGCAGCTTCAGGAAGGCAAGTTGCAAAGCTCACCCAATGAGGGAAGGGGCAGTATTTGCATTAATGGTGGCACATGTGGTGGCTGTGATCTGATCAAATCCAGTTATTTCAAGAACTAAAACAAAGTTTGTACGTGCacaatttaatgcatatttttgtcaataaaattttctgatttattattttgcattgtCCAAAATTAATTGGCTTTGCTGGAAGTGCACAACTGAAACAACTCAATTAAGTCTAATTATGTCACCAATATTTacagatttattattttgtgttgtccaaAAATGAGAGGCTTTGCTGATAGCATGAGCGTACAGTTAAAACActactcaggaacagtatttcaagTACTAAACATACTATGCGCATGCACAGTCCCCTGTCTAATTTTGGCACTAATTTTTctagatgtattttgttttttgtgggcTTTGCTGGTAAAATACTGGACCAAAAGCCCACGGGGCCAgaatgggctatagtgggcccatACAGAGTGTAGAGCTGGGCTAATTTAAGGTGGCAATTTGGGGGAGGAGTTTTGGAGCTTTACCCCTTCTAGCTTTACTGCAACACCAAGTTATCTGCAAGCCACTATGTTACCTTACAGAATTTCAGAGGTGTGCCACTAGTATTTGTTTTGTTGTCAGATCCGTCTCGTTATCAGATCCTTCGTGTTAGcaaaatccgaatgcacaagtctacttcgTAGGTTTTCCCCATGCTCCATATGCAAAATGGGAGAAGGCAGAGCTGGCATTGCACTGGAGGATTTCTAGCAGGTCCCTCTATGTCTCAGTCCATTTAAATTTGTCACACCTTGATCCAAAGCACTGGGTAAATTGTTGTGCCTAGAATTGTATGTTATGGGATCTGGACAGCACAACCTATTATATTAGTCATGCGAGGGGGATATCCTAAAACATTTAATGTCAGCTTAATGTAAAAAAGCTTAACCTACCACAATTGTTTAACACATCATTTAACCAAGCTTATTGTCACTCATTTGCCTTGTGGGAGACCAACATCTATGAAACCTCTAGGATATATTTGGGAAGTTAAAAACCAAGGTTGTGCAAAGTTTCAAAGGTTAACATTtgagaacttttttttacacattcagCTGCATGAAGCCATTTTCACATTAAATGTTTTAGGATGTCTCCATGAGAGGTTCTAGTGCAAGCACATATAAAGGATGTTCACTCTGTGTTTCTCTTCAGCCATAGCAGCAAACTGATTGTTAcaggtaagaaaaaaatacacacgtttttctgtttttgttttcttcagtgATCGCCTTTTTAAAGTTGTCATGTATAGTTATCGCTAGTAACTATTTTCATGTATAGTATAGAACTCTTGTTTAACAGGAAAGTTTGGGTAAAATGCTGTGTTTCCCTTACCTAAGCCATGTTATAAAATTGTCATTTTAATCAACATTATTTTGATAGTACATCTGGGATATAGGATAATTTGGATATTTGGAtagtgtaatattttatttaatatattgctttttcacATAGAAAATTCACGTAGATACTAGAAGTATACTTAACAATTGTTTTTCCAGCATTATTTTCAACGTGGGCTATAACATCCTGCTTGAATGTTCACtagatatataaaaacaacactGGCAGCAATACTAGCTGATGTAATacttactactactaataatgtttatacagtaataatctgTTTAGGGTATTTTTTCTATGATTCCATCTGAACAAAAGATTTTGAGGTactgaaagcttatgtgacttaacaaatgtttatattggtccaataaaaatatcaacttcaactaaagacatTTGTCTTTTGGGCTAATAAGGCTATACCCAGCTATTTCTTAACAAGAATGTTTGCATCTAGCAATTCAAAGTATTCTATTTTCTAACCATTCTTTATCATTTaagttcattattttatatatccaaCACATTATAAGCTCCAAAAAATAGACTTTTCTGGTTGATTAAAAATTATGTTGAAGGCCAATAACAATAACACCACATAAATTTAGAAAATCCTTAAATATGGGGCTGATTTGCAGCAGAGCTATACCAGGGTAACAATCTGATTGTAGATATTCTTTCCCTAGAACCCAGATTTGGGAACACTTTTTTAGGACATTAACATAACTCTACACACAGAAGTAAGAATGTGACAAACTGATGGGCTATTGAATGTAAAATGAATTTACTGGTTTAattgattacattttaatatacaagTGTTTGGCCTGgagtttttttatatgtgtagaTTTAGTAAActagaaagctttttttttttaaaaaaaatagactgtTTGTATTGTTTCACCGAGTATTTAAATGAGAAATAATGATGGCATACCATTAAAATGATATCAAATATGACAAATAATTCTCAAAATGTTCtggatgaaaaatgttttatccagTAGGTAAATACTAAAGTATGCTTTAATACTATATAAATCTAGAGTTTCATGTTTCAATTAAAAAGGAGGTCAGAATGATCAATGACCTGttataactttttattattaatcattttatgTTATCTTTAACGGTttgaagaaaaatatgtttttgtctaTGTTGGTATATGTATTTACTGTCTGTGTTGGTCTTCAGCCAGAGCAGTAAACTCGTTGTTACAGGTAAGACATTAAATTAACTACTCAGAATAcaattatgtatgtataatgtgtttAGTAATctataatgtgttttaattcCACATTAATGGTAATTACATATGGACCGTAACTGTTTAAgttatattcaatatatacaacataatatacaatatataaacataatggaTATACTTTTGTTCAGGCTGTCTAGACTTAGTTATTGTATGGGGAGAACTATGGATTTTGCTTATGTGTGGGTTTTCAGCCAAAGCAGTAAACTCGTTGTCACAGGTAAGAAATTGTTTACAAGTAAAATTAGAAAATTACaaactaatattttaataataataatgtcttgtAAAATGTCATTGTATCTATTTGAACGTAGGactaaaataatgcatataaataaaagcagtCTAAAAGGTAGTTAGTGAAAATGTTATGTGGTTGATTTCATATAAATGCCAAGGCATCACTAATAGGCAAGGTGCTACATGTTAAAGTCtagataaaaacaataacaagtTCATTGCTTTTCTAGACCTAGGTTAACATATAATTGTACCTTTATATACTTAAGAAATACGTCAATAGGTCTGACAACTTAGATAAACTAAGATGCATTATCAGTATTTGCTGATTTGGTAACTAATACTGACTAGCATTGACTTTGTATATATGCAATGATTCAGCAATGTTTATACTAAAATAACAACATTACAagtctttcattttattaattataaacgTAAGCATACATGGCATATAGCATTTCAGACAAAGTAAACTGATTGTTACAAGTTGACACCATGTTACATTGTTCAGATTAAGTTACATTTAATTACATGCAATTTGTGTCATTGGTATCTACCATAAACTGACTT
The DNA window shown above is from Spea bombifrons isolate aSpeBom1 chromosome 1, aSpeBom1.2.pri, whole genome shotgun sequence and carries:
- the LOC128491574 gene encoding immunoglobulin lambda-1 light chain-like, with protein sequence MDLAFTYFLMLLLWIPYVMSQTPVLTPAFQSVNKEQVARITCNVGIKEGYAIYFLRQLPGGIPQMILYHHHSYPSPKYGPGISSTHYTSTVNSAGTEYEFIINNVQSTDTCLYYCSKWYTSISVLVFSQSSKLVVTVDKFPEPAVMVFKPYTEELSPEEKPILTCHISKLSVSLANVKWLVDGTTVQDGVSTSLPIKESDNTYSMSSYLTIPSSDVNKDKIYSCWIQQEGSSAFTSQGIKLSQCKFTASC